GTAAATATAAAATCGATGTACTGAAATATCAGCAAGATTGTCATAGTATAGTCCATTGAAACAGGTTGTAAAACCAAAGTGACTTTTAgtatttaataaatttattgtactcgaaatgaaattgaaatcggaaaaaaattaaatgtccTTTATATCATAATACATCTCTTGTAACAAAATTGTATATagattatagaaaaaaaaatattaggaTTGCAAAAACCACCACATGTGTCCTCTAAGTGTGCATACATACGAAAACATTgtaatttttcttttaatgaCAAAACCATTGTTAATACTTAGGTTACCATCCCTTATTTAATGTGCAGTACATCCTATTGTTCCCATCCCATCCCAATACTTATGTTACCATCCCTTATTTAATGTGCAGTACATCCTATTGTTCCCATCCCATCCCAATACTTATGTTACCATCCCTTATTTAATGTGCAGTACATCCTATTGTTCCCATCCCATCCCAATACTTATGTTACCATCCCTTATTTAATGTGCAGTACATCCTATTGTTCCCATCCCATCCCAATACTTATGTTACCATCCCTTATTTAATGTGCAGTACATCCTATTGTTCCCATCCCATCCCAATACTTATGTTACCATCCCTTATTTAATGTGCAGTACATCCTATTGTTCCCATCCCATCCCAATACTTATGTTACCATCCCTTATTTAATGTGCAGTACATCCTATTGTTCCCATCCCATCCCAATACTTATGTTACCATCCCTTATTTAATGTGCAGTACATCCTATTGTTCCCAAGTGTCGGTAAGTGTGTCTTTGAAAATCTcttaaaaatctaaaatatatCCAGAACACCAAAGTATCCTTTTAAATACTAGTTCTCCAGAGggagaatatatataaacattaaatagtataaatatcccttccacaaattttcggcctcttggccatcgtcaggtacatagaaacacaagaAAAGTTAGGTGAAATCCATCTTAAACGCTTTGATATCAAAGTGTCTTCCGCTCTTTATTCCTTAACCATGACGAAAGCATGATGGATCTGAAGCCTAATTCATTGCATCTTGAAGGCCGTAGGTGACTAAGTATTGAATAAGGGAAATCATCCCGTAACCTTTCATCAGCCTAAAATAGCGACATGTATAAAGACAACCATCTTATCACTATAAGACACACATTAGTTTATTTTAGGTCCACTCCGGCCAGATAGATATAGGTAATGGAGTGCTAGAACCTATTTCGGTAAAGTACGACGAGAAGAGTCACGTGACTGTTATAACCCATTATGGATCTGACGGGAACACGGTTTTAGTCAGCGACGGAACAACGgtatctatttttttaaatacacttAAATACTATCATATTTTGACCaacttttataaattaataCTTTTATTTGTCAGTGGTTTGGGTGCTATGaactatgaaataaaattaaatggaaatcTTAAACATTACTTTATTAAGTTTTAAGTGTGAATCGGTTGATGTAGTTTCTACTTATCATcctttgtatttatttataggGTGAATTCATAATCAAGGATGTTGGGATACATCGATGTTTAGTTGGGAAAGCCACATCAGACATGATCAGACAACTGGATGTTGTTTCGTCAGCTTTACTGACTCATGTAACGTAATCTTATTGTATTTCATACTGTAATTTCTGAGTAACAGACAggtaatttgaatatattttctaataaGGGCAACAATCtctatttacattttcactgcagtcccactacattatatgtaaccttaccaagcgcagatGGCAGTCATATTGGTTGCCGTGTTTTTGACATGCGTTGGTGTGTAgaatacattgggtgttctaggaAAGCCAATGGAGCgtgcttcatggaatttgcctctgtccagttggcattcacaTTTGCTATGAATGCTAACTAAAAGACGTCCAATGcttaaataagttttttttcgtttttatataaTTGCTCTTAATAGGTACAAACCATAATTTACTGAGTTTAACATGCTAGATATATCGTTTCTTTTAAAATGATTCCGAAAAAAAACTTGTATGTTTTAACATTAATCTCAATGTTAGAGGATAGGAATATGAAGGATCACTATGGCGtgccgaacgttgcaaaattcagtaagaaaacaaattgattgtgttaataatatatcataatatctgttcaatatttttaatttgtgtgtgtgaaaaatatatttgtgtgtaaaaaaatattcgtgtgttttttttatatttgtgtgtgattttgttttatatttgtgtatgaacaaaatttctttgtgtgtgaaaaatatatttgtgtgtaatttttgtttgtatttgtgtgtgaaaaaatggtttgtgtttaaaaatatatatgtgtgtgattttgttttattttgtgtgtgaaaatcacgcagaaatacatattttttctcacaaatacatttttcaaacacacaaagaaaatattgaacataaattttatatttacatataaatataaaaaattacacaaatatttgttatttacacacaaattaaacatattgaacacatataacgatatattacaaaatattatttttttacacattatattttacttattaaatTTTGGAAGTTTTGGCACGCCATAGATCACAAACATATTTCTTTTGCTTTTGGTATTTGGTTTATCATTTTATCCAAGTGATTGAAGACAACACATACGTCATGCATGTTGATGCAAATGTAATGAGAAACTGACTTACTCTACCAGGCCATCGCCCACATGCCGGACAACACCTACACTTTTGTACCCACCCCCGGGATGACCGTCGGGTCTGTGGCCCATTCTGAGTGTGAAGGAGCCGCTTTGACTACAGGGTATTTTACAAGTGAGTTGATAGACAGTTGtttttaacatattgtttttCGAAATTATgtcaaaacaatttatatcgTAACAGGGCTTCTTGTTATGGTTGTATATATAGCCCTTAACCTAAAATGCGTCATAGGAAAGGACAGAAAAAGcaaatgattttaaatgaagaaaacatTTATGTGACGTGTTTATTGATCCAATTAAGCATTAATGCTTATCCAATGTAATCCAATTTAGATAACTCACtcaggtactaattaggcattCATTTTCGTGATTTCACTTACTTTTACTATAAAACAAATTCAGATGTGGCAcagtgatatcttatccaattattcagtttggccaatgactttTAAAATATCCCGCAAACCGTTTtgtataatgacgtcataatgctTGGAGTACAATATTTTCGTTCTATGGAAAATAACCTCAAATTTCTAACCTatgaaatgagtgtaacatatgaaattatgtTATtagtaaatatacttatttcGTTCTTATAACGTGCTCGATTTTAGGAGTCTGATAAACAAAATAACACGGGAGTGCGAAAGATATGGGTTCGCGAACACTTAAACTATGGAGACGTTTCAACGTCAATCTTATTTATAGGGAAATACTTGCAAAAAGATGCCATATTCCGAATGAGCAtcctaaaaatatttttgttacataaATGATTCTTATCTAAAATCTTTAACTCGTATGACCTTAAATTGTATGACACTCGTCGTCAAGAAAACCGGAGAAcgttttttcttttcttttcttttgaaGCACGTGGTTCTATTAACTATCTAGGACTCTGGATACAAATCTTTTGATAACGTAATCCTTATATCATAATGTAATTCTATTCGTAAATATATGTTCTTATCGATTTCAATTCGTATTACATAACaattaaaatgcatatttttatGTCAGATGGCTCTCAAGTCACCCATACCCGGAAGTACTGGTGCTGGGGTTTGTCTTTCGGTAGGACGTGTGTTGGTGTCGGAGGTGCTAGATAAAATCATTGAAGTTAAACTGTCACCACATCTATCTATTAAAATTGTTACAGTCCTCTCTTTTGTATTACAATTGCTTATTTATAACAAATCAAACGCTAGAAAGGACTACTGGGTTTACTTTTATATTCTAGACGGAAAGGTCATCATTGCATGATGGAGCCATTCACGTCCATTTTCTCCGTCATCATAAACTACATAATTGCTTTTATCCATAGGGGATGAGAGCTGGCCTATATAAAATTCCAACGTCGATTATAATTAGCAGTAAGAAGGGACATACTAAATATGTTAACCTTGTAATTTAGGATTATAAATATACTGCCGGGTAGTGGAAGCATACCTTGGACTGAATGCATTAGGCTGATAAATACTTGAAATCGGTAACGACTGTTCATGTAATCCTCTTCCTAAATTTATTTGAAGAGCTGCTACAGATAGTATGAGTAAGCCTTCTATATATCGAAGAACAGTACAAGAGGGgacttttataaataaaaactataccTAGTCATTACTTTAGATAAAGATGAAAATCCATTATTCCTAGAACAAAGTGACAAACAAATGATATCAAAACCCAAGATGATCAAATTCAATACTACAGAACAAGTGACACTAAATTAGAAAGATAATCTTCggtataatttaaaaactaGCGATATGACTTTTGTGGGGgaaaaaagtacatgtattcagCTGTACTAATTAGTGAATAGATTTAGTGGAAAAAAACCTTTCTGGTTAGTCCTAAAATGCATTTTGCATAACTAGGTAAAAAACATAGAAATGAAATTTAGTACTATGAGGAATATCGATAATTTATTAAGTTGATAactttatttttaacaattagAAATTATACAGGTAGCGTGGCCGAGCGGTCTAAGGCGCTGGTTTTAGACACCATCGCTGCCATCTTAttgttttactttcattttaaagtAGCAGTTTAATAGCATAGTGGAGATGAAGAACGTAGAAATCACTTGatctatttatatttcattatcactttatttttatcgaataatattgaatatttgaaCACAAACAGCGATTTTTAAACGAAGTGTTACTACATATTGTTAGGGTTATTTCCCTTCTAACGCCAACTACCATCTGTTAGACTTAACCAGAATCCCTTAATGTATTATCTATCACCTATTTAAAGTCGGTGTTATCAACATTGAAAATTAGGTTTGCGTGCTATTTAACATTTTGCAGTAGGATTAATACGATATTTCCCTACCTTGAGAGTAGGACAGAAAATTCTCTACCCGAGGACGAGATTCACCAGAGGCTTGCCGAGGACTAGACTTTCGTGAATCCCCTCCGACTGTAGAGATGTCCCTGTCCTAGTCTCTAGGTAAAGAATTATCATTTTTCctgcaatatttccaaaacagtaataataaaattaaaatacaccAATTTCAAATGCGAGATAAAACATTTATGAACTTAACCGTCATATGGATAATATCAGTTTAAGTATACGGATAATGGGTAGAATGTTACTTTATCACAGGCTGTCCGACTATCAACTGTGATAACTCTATCGGGGTACAGCTCACTTTATAATCAATATCATGACACGAATGGCAACCATTTCAAACCATTTATTCTGTATATTTGATAGTGTTTACGTTAGACATATATTGATAGCTATTtcaggacgtgtcaggtttctGCGTAAAATCCAGGGACAAACCACCAGAACGTGGCAAATGTTCAATGCTGGCCTCAAACTGTCTTATAAAAGGTGAATGATGGAACACCAGGAACTTTGGCATCATAAATGTAGTTAGAAGCAGTATCATACACCGGGACCcgtttatataaaaatcattaGTGGATAAACAATCTCTTCAAAATACCCAGATATCAATATAGACAaggaaaaagaaattgaatacGTTTAAGCATTTCAAATTAAGCAGTTTTTCAATATATGACATTTCAAATAAGTGGGTTCCACTTTATCTTGcaacataaaacaaaaagtgTAATGTTATAATGCTACCGCATTTTATTtaatgacatttacaaaatataatgatactTATTCTATGTTCagtaaacaatgaaatatgtcatatatataaatatatacattgttaacAAAGGTCTTT
The Argopecten irradians isolate NY chromosome 9, Ai_NY, whole genome shotgun sequence DNA segment above includes these coding regions:
- the LOC138332279 gene encoding uncharacterized protein, with the protein product MAKAFLLIVVIGVVHSAEVHSGQIDIGNGVLEPISVKYDEKSHVTVITHYGSDGNTVLVSDGTTGEFIIKDVGIHRCLVGKATSDMIRQLDVVSSALLTHAIAHMPDNTYTFVPTPGMTVGSVAHSECEGAALTTGYFTNGSQVTHTRKYWCWGLSFGRTCVGVGGAR